In one Bufo gargarizans isolate SCDJY-AF-19 chromosome 11, ASM1485885v1, whole genome shotgun sequence genomic region, the following are encoded:
- the LOC122921836 gene encoding tyrosinase-like, which produces MFTLCTFFVLFLGAVYCQFPRLCTTSAALRSKTCCPPWQDGSPCGSRSGRGQCRDGVVFTPLAASRARQFYDDRLDWPRFYYDRTCECFGNYSGFNCGRCKYGYKGDKCDRKKTVVRKEIRQLSFLERKRFFSYLALAKTTKSADFVILSTGDRHLRHTYHFVDASIFDMYAWTHYYSMKPILLNGTFDFNRNYAHQGPAFPGWHRLYLVFFEEEIQRLTGDEDFAIPYFDWRGEKNCSICTNEFLGASNAQGFLDDDSHFAFWKSICSGFNYPDAYCQTAGDQCQMERLHRKPGSDPRVKSFPTFQDVEDTLKWRDFDRFPYNASAERSFRNAFEGFLRPSDGITLERNMHNAVHIYLGGTMSQIPISSNDPIFLLHHCFIDKIYQVWLQKYNATPADYPENDEPGQGPDECSTPFFPCYRNKDFLSNSTELGYMYSKYQGM; this is translated from the exons ATGTTTACGCTGTGTACATTTTTCGTGCTCTTCCTGGGCGCGGTCTACTGTCAGTTCCCGAGGTTATGTACGACAAGTGCAGCTCTTCGGTCAAAGACTTGCTGCCCACCGTGGCAGGATGGCAGCCCCTGTGGATCACGATCTGGACGTGGCCAGTGCAGAGATGGTGTGGTTTTTACGCCCCTGGCTGCCAGCCGAGCTCGCCAGTTTTACGACGACCGATTGGACTGGCCACGTTTTTACTACGACAGAACTTGTGAATGCTTCGGAAACTACAGCGGCTTTAACTGTGGCCGGTGTAAATATGGCTACAAGGGTGACAAGTGCGATCGCAAAAAGACTGTGGTCCGAAAAGAGATCCGCCAGCTCTCGTTTCTGGAAAGGAAGAGGTTTTTTAGTTACTTAGCGTTGGCCAAAACCACAAAAAGCGCTGATTTTGTGATCCTGTCCACGGGGGACAGACACCTCCGGCACACGTACCACTTCGTGGACGCCTCCATTTTTGATATGTATGCCTGGACCCATTATTACTCCATGAAGCCCATTCTACTCAACGGCACATTTGATTTTAACAGAAACTACGCCCATCAGGGTCCGGCCTTCCCCGGCTGGCATCGTTTGTATCTCGTGTTTTTTGAGGAGGAAATTCAGCGCCTGACGGGTGATGAAGATTTCGCCATTCCTTACTTTGACTGGAGAGGAGAAAAGAACTGCTCCATCTGCACCAATGAATTTCTTGGCGCAAGCAATGCACAAGGCTTCCTGGACGATGACTCCCACTTCGCATTTTGGAAA TCTATTTGCAGCGGGTTCAATTATCCTGATGCCTATTGCCAAACTGCTGGGGACCAGTGCCAGATGGAGAGACTCCACAGGAAGCCGGGTTCAGATCCCCGGGTCAAAAGTTTCCCCACCTTCCAGGATGTAGAGGACACCCTGAAATGGAGAGACTTCGATAGATTCCCCTACAATGCTAGTGCAGAGAGGAGCTTCCGGAACGCTTTTGAAG GTTTCCTGAGACCATCCGATGGGATAACACTGGAGCGCAATATGCACAACGCGGTTCACATTTATTTGGGGGGAACGATGTCTCAGATCCCCATCTCCTCCAACGACCCCATATTCCTGCTGCATCACTGCTTCATTGACAA GATATATCAAGTATGGCTGCAGAAATATAACGCGACCCCAGCCGACTACCCAGAAAATGATGAGCCCGGACAGGGCCCCGATGAATGCTCCACCCCTTTCTTTCCTTGTTATAGGAACAAGGATTTTCTGAGCAATTCTACTGAGCTGGGATACATGTACTCTAAGTATCAGGGGATGTAA